From Solanum lycopersicum chromosome 8, SLM_r2.1, the proteins below share one genomic window:
- the LOC101262141 gene encoding probable serine/threonine-protein kinase PBL15, with product MTKDSKSWRPFTANCCSADDQTIFGNFSRCKTSKSDFSKNNIGPLPSFRRLSFSDLSRSSSTRINEDLAQTFGPDLFDFQVSELRAITQNFSTNYLLGEGGFGTVHKGYVDENLRSSLKSQAVAVKLLNIEGLQGHREWLAEVIFLGQLRHKNLVRLIGYCCEDEERLLVYEFMPKGSLENHLFKRLSMSLPWGTRLKIAIGAAKGLAFLHGAEKPVIYRDFKTSNILLDSDFTAKLSDFGLAHMGPEGSNTHVTTRVMGTYGYAAPEYVNTGHLTTRSDIYSFGVVLLELLTGRRAMDKTRPKNEQNLVDWTRPYLSSSRRLRCIMDPRFGGQYSVKGAKEMAHLASLCTSLNPKDRPKMPAIIETLEAIQPLRDMAVACGQWPPSPKSSNKYVVYAPKGNKDSKIVVIKNPRMGVNSKSK from the exons ATGACTAAAGACTCAAAATCTTGGAGACCTTTTACAGCTAATTGTTGTTCAGCTGATGATCAAACAATATTTGGTAATTTTAGTAGGTGCAAAACCTCGAAATCCGATTTTTCGAAGAATAATATAGGTCCATTACCATCGTTTCGTAGGTTATCATTTTCGGATTTGAGCAGATCCTCGTCAACTCGAATTAACGAGGATCTTGCTCAAACATTTGGACCTGACTTGTTTGATTTCCAGGTGAGTGAATTACGCGCGATAACGCAGAATTTTTCGACTAATTATTTGCTCGGAGAAGGTGGATTTGGGACGGTACATAAAGGGTATGTTGATGAGAATTTGAGGAGTAGTTTGAAATCTCAAGCTGTTGCTGTGAAGCTTCTTAATATTGAAGGACTTCAAGGTCATAGGGAATGGCTG GCGGAAGTAATATTTCTAGGGCAGCTAAGGCACAAAAACTTGGTAAGATTGATTGGTTATTGTTGCGAGGATGAAGAGCGCCTTCTTGTTTATGAATTCATGCCTAAAGGCAGTCTTGAGAATCATCTCTTTAAAA GGTTATCGATGTCATTGCCATGGGGTACAAGATTGAAGATAGCAATAGGAGCAGCCAAAGGCCTTGCTTTCTTGCATGGAGCTGAAAAACCAGTGATTTATCGTGACTTCAAAACCTCCAACATATTGCTTGATTCT GACTTTACTGCAAAATTATCAGATTTTGGGCTTGCACATATGGGCCCAGAAGGATCAAACACTCATGTTACTACTAGAGTAATGGGCACTTATGGATATGCAGCCCCTGAATATGTTAACACAG GACATCTTACAACGAGAAGTGACATATATAGCTTTGGAGTAGTTTTACTAGAACTACTAACAGGAAGAAGAGCAATGGACAAAACAAGGCCcaaaaatgaacaaaacttGGTGGATTGGACCAGGCCTTACTTGTCAAGTAGTAGAAGATTGCGTTGTATAATGGACCCAAGATTTGGTGGACAATATTCAGTTAAAGGTGCAAAAGAAATGGCCCATTTAGCTTCACTATGCACAAGTTTGAACCCAAAAGATAGGCCCAAAATGCCAGCCATTATTGAAACATTAGAAGCCATTCAACCATTAAGAGACATGGCTGTGGCTTGTGGACAATGGCCACCTTCACCAAAATCAAGCAATAAGTATGTTGTTTATGCACCAAAAGGAAACAAGGATAGCAAAATTGTGGTGATTAAGAATCCAAGGATGGGTGTCAATAGTAAGAGCAAGtaa
- the LOC101262446 gene encoding protein NUCLEAR FUSION DEFECTIVE 4: MTEYESRKWIILVATIWIQAFTGTNFDFSAYSSELKGVLGISQVQLNYLATASDLGKALGWSSGLALMYMPLWSVMFVAAFMGLFGYGIQWLIILHYVSLPYFVVFFLCLLAGSSITWFNTVCFVLCIKNFPSNRPLALALTVSFNGVSAALYNLAAISSNPSSTHIYLLLNAFIPLFTSIASLIPILRQPPVDPLPSDSIKHEQLIFVLLNSLAMITGFYLLFVHSNDISTARVIFGGAILLLVLPLGIPGIIYARDWFQRKVFSSFTLQGSGFLLVDDDDLEFHREFISRENSQINVTSYGDVTLRFIGSSGEGCCGKMIGEDQLFMLGEEHKAGKLVKRVDFWLYYLAYFCGGTIGLVYSNNLGQIAQSLGHSSMTSTLITLYSSFSFFGRLLSAAPDFIRLKFYFARTGWLAIALVPTPIAFFIVAASGNEAALQAGTALIGLSSGFIFAAAVSITSELFGPNSVGVNHNILITNIPIGSLVYGFLAALIYDNNAAAFSIQMVNDSVVCMGRKCYFTTFIWWGCLAIVGLVSSVLLFLRTRPAYERFEQNRRISLLE; the protein is encoded by the exons ATGACAGAATATGAATCGCGAAAATGGATTATTTTGGTTGCGACAATCTGGATTCAAGCGTTCACCGGAACGAATTTCGACTTTTCAGCTTACTCGTCGGAGTTGAAGGGTGTTTTGGGAATTTCACAGGTTCAGTTGAACTACCTGGCGACGGCGTCCGATCTCGGAAAAGCGTTGGGGTGGTCATCGGGATTAGCGCTGATGTATATGCCGTTGTGGTCCGTCATGTTTGTAGCTGCTTTTATGGGGTTGTTTGGTTATGGAATTCAATGGCTTATCATTCTTCACTACGTTTCATTGCCTTATTTTGTG GTATTTTTCCTATGCTTGTTAGCTGGAAGCAGCATCACATGGTTCAACACAGTCTGTTTTGTTCTGTGCATAAAAAATTTCCCTTCTAACAGACCCTTAGCACTTGCACTTACTGTAAGTTTCAATGGAGTTAGTGCAGCCTTATACAACCTCGCTGCAATTTCATCAAACCCTTCTTCAACTCACATTTACCTTCTTCTTAATGCTTTCATTCCTCTCTTCACATCAATTGCATCACTCATCCCAATTCTTCGACAACCCCCTGTCGATCCCCTGCCTTCTGATTCCATCAAACACGAACAACTCATATTCGTCCTGCTAAATTCCCTTGCAATGATTACTGGCTTCTATCTCCTCTTTGTACATTCAAATGACATATCAACAGCTCGTGTCATTTTtggtggtgccattttattacTAGTCCTACCATTAGGCATTCCTGGGATTATTTATGCACGCGATTGGTTTCAACGTAAGGTTTTCTCTAGTTTCACTCTTCAAGGTTCAGGCTTCCTTCTAGTAGATGATGACGATCTTGAATTTCATAGAGAGTTCATTAGTCGCGAGAATAGCCAGATTAATGTAACGTCTTATGGCGATGTTACATTAAGGTTTATTGGGAGTAGTGGAGAAGGATGTTGTGGGAAAATGATTGGGGAGGATCAATTGTTTATGCTTGGAGAAGAACATAAGGCGGGAAAGTTGGTTAAAAGAGTGGATTTTTGGTTATACTATTTAGCTTACTTTTGTGGAGGAACCATTGGGCTTGTGTATAGTAACAATCTTGGACAAATTGCACAATCACTTGGACATAGTTCAATGACTTCTACACTCATTACATTGTActcctccttctccttctttgGTCGTTTGCTCTCTGCAGCTCCAGATTTCATCAGATT GAAGTTTTATTTCGCGAGAACAGGATGGCTAGCAATAGCATTAGTTCCAACACCAATAGCATTTTTCATAGTAGCAGCGAGTGGAAATGAAGCAGCACTTCAAGCAGGAACGGCTCTAATTGGGTTGAGTTCAGGATTCATATTCGCTGCAGCAGTGTCAATAACATCAGAACTATTTGGACCAAATAGTGTTGGAGTAAACCACAACATTCTCATCACAAATATCCCAATTGGATCACTTGTCTATGGTTTCCTTGCTGCTCTTATTTATGACAATAATGCTGCTGCTTTTTCAATACAGATGGTTAATGATTCAGTAGTTTGTATGGGGAGAAAATGCTATTTTACAACTTTTATTTGGTGGGGTTGTCTTGCCATAGTAGGACTTGTTTCAAGTGTCTTGTTGTTCTTAAGAACTCGACCTGCTTATGAGCGATTCGAGCAAAATCGTAGGATAAGTTTGTTGGAATGA
- the LOC101261544 gene encoding uncharacterized protein: protein MAFNKSKKTLFSPTAFFFIVLFTIPILLLLHTPTNSICTTTSSKIKSWSGDLRDAEFSWNRLKFNDKNPPLKTLKIAVFSRKWPMSATPGGMERHAYTLHMAMASRGHQVHVFTSPPMEHVTPTTSHMIDDSSQSSPIIHWNEGVTGRWGYKKAWENYQEENEREPFDVIHSESVALPHHLALSLPNLVVSWHGIALEGVQSSIFQDLARNPNEPMLSTFNQSLQGVIPKVLDEIRFFHNYAHHVAISDSCGEMLRDVYQIPRRRVHVIVNGVDEKDFCEDSRLGHDFGSKIGLPQNASIVLGVAGRLVKDKGHPLLHEAFSQLKEKYPNVYLIVAGSGPWLQRYKDLGPQVIVLGSMSPSELKAFYNSIDIFVNPTLRPQGLDLTLMEAMMSGKPILASRFPSIKGTLVVNDDYGFMFTPNVESLVEALERVVEEGRGKLARRGKACREYASSMFTAKKMALAYERLFLCVKNETFCTYD from the coding sequence ATGGCATTCAACAAGtcaaaaaaaactcttttttctcCTACCGCCTTCTTTTTCATTGTGCTTTTTACCATTCCAATTCTTCTACTCCTCCATACCCCTACTAACTCCATTTGCACCACCACTTCTTCCAAAATCAAGTCATGGTCCGGTGATCTACGCGATGCTGAGTTTTCATGGAACCGTTTGAAGTTCAATGATAAGAATCCTCCATTGAAAACTCTAAAAATCGCGGTCTTTTCAAGGAAATGGCCTATGAGTGCTACCCCCGGAGGCATGGAACGTCATGCCTATACGTTGCATATGGCTATGGCAAGTCGTGGTCATCAAGTACATGTCTTTACCTCACCTCCTATGGAGCATGTTACTCCAACTACATCACATATGATTGATGATTCTTCACAAAGTTCACCAATTATTCATTGGAATGAAGGCGTGACAGGGAGATGGGGTTACAAAAAGGCATGGGAAAACTATCAAGAGGAAAATGAGAGAGAGCCTTTCGATGTAATTCACTCAGAAAGTGTGGCATTGCCTCATCATCTAGCTCTTAGCCTTCCAAATCTCGTGGTATCATGGCATGGAATAGCTCTAGAGGGTGTACAATCAAGCATATTCCAAGATTTAGCTAGAAACCCTAACGAGCCTATGCTCTCGACTTTCAACCAAAGTCTACAAGGCGTGATACCAAAGGTGCTAGATGAAATTAGATTTTTTCATAACTATGCACATCATGTAGCTATAAGTGATAGTTGTGGAGAAATGCTTAGAGATGTGTACCAAATCCCAAGAAGAAGAGTCCATGTAATTGTCAATGGTGTAGATGAAAAAGATTTTTGTGAAGATTCAAGATTAGGTCATGATTTTGGGTCCAAAATAGGTTTACCACAAAATGCAAGCATAGTACTTGGTGTAGCTGGAAGATTAGTAAAAGATAAAGGACACCCTTTACTTCATGAAGCATTTTCACAACTCAAAGAAAAATACCCTAATGTTTATTTAATAGTAGCTGGCTCTGGACCTTGGTTACAAAGATACAAAGATTTAGGACCTCAAGTTATAGTTTTAGGTTCAATGAGTCCATCTGAATTAAAAGCattttataactcaatagaCATATTTGTGAATCCAACACTTAGACCTCAAGGACTTGATCTTACATTAATGGAAGCAATGATGAGTGGGAAACCAATTCTGGCTTCACGGTTTCCCAGTATAAAAGGAACACTTGTTGTGAATGATGACTATGGATTTATGTTTACACCAAATGTGGAGTCATTGGTTGAAGCACTTGAAAGAGTAGTTGAAGAAGGAAGAGGGAAATTAGCAAGAAGAGGTAAGGCTTGTAGGGAGTATGCATCTTCTATGTTCACGGCAAAGAAAATGGCTTTGGCTTATGAAAGATTGTTCCTTTGCGTAAAGAATGAAACATTTTGCACCTACGATTAA